The proteins below come from a single Conger conger chromosome 10, fConCon1.1, whole genome shotgun sequence genomic window:
- the atp13a2 gene encoding cation-transporting ATPase 13A2 isoform X1 has protein sequence MASENGVPPLGEPSALSPGPPCTSTVSHMDIQGYRYVRWRTWLYYAAAVLSLGLLLLLFHWRPRLRVLARCRSCPLGLADILLIRDSCGQQYAIEVLTEQLEEGSLEQPGTDIEENEGRDTIQLYKDEKALLRYYVFEGLRYVWMSRKGAFCPVSTLNEHWTCDDLYRQQRGLSPQEQSARRNVYGQNVIDVPVKSYWRLLFEEVLNPFYVFQVLSIILWLLDRYYYYAGCIFLISAISIAISLYEIHKQSVTLHNMAQLIVSVRLRRDTGAEDMVSSTELVPGDCILIPEEGLLLPCDAALLAGECMVNESMLTGESIPVMKTCLPTGSARYSPEGQGRHTLFCGTHVIQAKRGQQGATEALAVVTRTGFFTAKGDLISSILYPQPLNFRFYQDAIKFLLILGAVALIGTIYSISVLMRSATTMKELVIRSLDIITIVVPPALPAAITTGTIYAQRRLKKDGIFCISPPRINICGKISLFCFDKTGTLTEEGLDVWGVMEGSGAGFGELVPDPRLLPPGQLLSALACCHSVALLRQQLLGDPLELKMIESTGWVLEEPGVEGEFGSAQVLAVMRPPSPELQPQGVSIREPVAIVRRFPFSSALQRMCVVTVAPGGRSACVFLKGAPEMVASLCLRESVPAQFSETLRQFASEGFRVLALAYKPLDGQTDINTMERGALESELQLLGLLVMRNLVKPESADVISTLRQAQIRTVMVTGDNILTAVNVARSCEMVRKDEQVLFVHAAPPTGHAPPLLQFHRAGADGDDDALTQSLYQSSNYYHLAINGQSFSALCEHFPEYLPKVLMRGTVYARMAPDQKTQLVKELQKLNYRVGMCGDGANDCGALRAADAGVSLSEAEASVASPFTSKSDNISCVPLLIREGRCSLVTSFSLFKYMALYSLIQFSSVLILYTVKTNLSDLQFLFFDLVLVTMLAIVMGRGGPSKVLHPQRPPSSLFSMAVLASLLLHTSLLILGQVAALLVTEAQDWFVPLNSTLAGADNLPNLEDTGVFAVSGFQYIIMAVVMTKGHPFKKHFCSNVVFVCVLLVLSGLMCWLVLYPAPFIRRVLLLCDVSDMNYKLLLVALAALNLFTCYLLEVLIDNGMLNCLRKLKGQRQSKKQYKRLDAFLSDSPNWPPLDQPLPSEHSTVWPSVTSKGQSLL, from the exons AGAACGGAGTGCCACCATTGGGTGAGCCTTCTGCCCTCAGCCCTGGCCCCCCGTGCACCAGCACAGTTTCACACATG gaCATTCAGGGGTACCGGTACGTGCGCTGGCGCACGTGGCTGTATTACGCGGCCGCCGTTCTCTCCTtgggcctgctgctgctcctgttcCACTGGCGTCCTCGTCTCCGCGTGCTGGCTCGCTGTCGATCCTGTCCGCTGGGCCTGGCCGACATCCTGCTCATAAGG GACAGCTGTGGTCAGCAGTATGCTATAGAAGTGCTGACAGAGCAGCTTGAGGAGGGCAG TTTGGAGCAGCCGGGAACGGATATTGAAGAGAACGAGGGGAGAGATACCATCCAGCTGTACAAAGATGAG AAAGCACTTCTACGCTACTATGTGTTTGAGGGGCTTCGCTACGTGTGGATGTCGAGGAAGGGTGCCTTCTGCCCGGTCAG cacccTGAATGAACACTGGACATGTGATGACCTGTACCGGCAACAAAGAGGGCTGAGTCCCCAGGAACAAAGTGCTAG GCGGAATGTGTACGGGCAGAACGTGATCGATGTTCCGGTGAAGTCCTATTGGCGTctgctgtttgaggag GTACTCAACCCATTCTACGTGTTCCAGGTGCTCAGCATCATCTTGTGGTTGTTGGATAGGTACTACTACTACGCGGGCTGCATCTTCCTCATCTCCGCCATCTCCATCGCCATCTCTCTCTATGAGATCCACAAG CAAAGCGTCACGCTGCACAACATGGCGCAGCTGATCGTGAGCGTGAGGctgaggagagacacagggg CCGAGGACATGGTGAGCTCCACGGAGCTGGTCCCCGGGGACTGCATCCTGATCCCTGAGGAGGGGCTGCTGCTGCCCTGCGACGCCGCCCTGCTGGCCGGGGAGTGCATGGTCAACGAGAGCATGCTGACCG gTGAGAGCATTCCTGTGATGAAAACCTGTCTGCCGACCGGGAGCGCCCGCTACAGCCCCGAAGGTCAGGGCAGACACACCCTCTTCTGCGGCACCCACGTCATCCAGGCCAAGAGGGGGCAGCAGGGAGCCACGGAGGCACTCGCTGTCGTCACACGCACAG GTTTCTTCACAGCGAAAGGAGACCTAATCAGCTCCATCCTCTATCCGCAGCCCCTCAACTTCCGCTTCTATCAAGATGCCATAAAATTCCTGCTAATCCTGGGGGCTGTAG CATTAATTGGCACTATATACAGCATTTCAGTCCTGATGAGGAGTGCG ACCACGATGAAGGAACTGGTAATCCGatccctggacatcataacgaTAGTGGTCCCGCCCGCCCTCCCTGCTGCCATAACGACGGGCACCATCTATGCCCAGCGCCGGCTGAAGAAAGATGGCATCTTCTGCATCAGCCCACCGCGCATCAACATCTGCGGAAAAATCTCCCTCTTCTGCTTTGACAAG ACAGGCACTCTGACGGAGGAGGGGCTGGACGTGTGGGGGGTCATGGAGGGGAGTGGAGCAGGGTTTGGGGAGCTTGTGCCCGACCCCCGGCTGTTGCCCCCAGGCCAGCTGCTCTCTGCCCTGGCCTGCTGCCACTCTGTGGCCCTTCTGAGGCAGCAGCTCCTGGGTGATCCTCTGGAGCTCAAGATGATCGAGTCCACCGGCTGG GTGCTGGAGGAACCAGGTGTGGAAGGGGAGTTTGGGAGTGCCCAGGTCCTGGCAGTAATGAGGCCGCCTTCACCAGAGCTCCAGCCTCAGGGCGTG TCCATCCGTGAGCCTGTGGCCATCGTGCGACGCTTTCCGTTCTCCTCCGCGCTTCAGAGGATGTGTGTGGTCACCGTGGCGCCTGGGGGCCGCAGCGCATGCGTCTTCCTGAAGGGGGCGCCAGAGATGGTGGCCAGcctctgcctgagagagagtg TGCCTGCTCAGTTCTCAGAAACACTGCGTCAGTTTGCGAGCGAGGGATTCAGGGTACTCGCCCTGGCCTACAAACCACtcgacggacagacggacataAACACTATGGAGAG GGGGGCACTAGAGAGTGAGCTGCAGCTCCTGGGCCTCCTTGTGATGAGGAATCTGGTGAAGCCGGAGAGTGCTGATGTCATCAGCACACTGAGACAGGCACAGATCCGCACCGTCATGGTCACGG GTGACAACATCCTCACAGCGGTGAATGTGGCCAGAAGTTGTGAGATGGTGAGGAAGGACGAACAGGTGCTTTTTGTACATGcggcgccccctactggccacgCGCCACCATTACTGCAGTTTCACCGGGCAGGGGCAGACGGGGATGATGATGCCCTTACACAG AGTCTGTACCAGAGCAGTAACTACTACCACCTGGCTATCAACGGGCAGTCCTTCTCCGCCCTGTGTGAGCACTTCCCAGAGTACCTGCCCAAG GTCCTGATGAGGGGCACAGTGTACGCTCGCATGGCTCCGGATCAGAAGACTCAGCTGGTGAAAGAGCTGCAGAAACtcaa TTACCGTGTGGGGATGTGTGGAGACGGAGCCAATGACTGTGGAGCCCTCAGAGCAGCTGACGCGGGCGTGTCCCTATCGGAGGCAGAGGCGTCCGTGGCTTCGCCCTTCACCTCAAAGTCTGATAACATCAGCTGCGTGCCTCTGCTGATTCG ggAAGGGAGGTGTTCCCTGGTGACATCATTCAGTCTGTTCAAGTACATGGCCCTGTACAGTCTGATCCAGTTCTCCTCTGTGCTCATCCTCTATACC GTAAAGACGAACCTGAGCGACCTGCAGTTCCTGTTCTTCGACCTGGTGCTGGTGACCATGCTGGCCATcgtgatggggaggggggggcccaGTAAGGTGCTGCACCCCCAGCGGCCCCCCAGTAGCCTGTTCTCCATGGCCGTCCTGGCCAGCCTCCTGCTCCACACAAGCCTGCTCATCCTGGGTCAGGTGGCTGCCCTTCTGGTCACAGAGGCACAGGActg GTTTGTGCCTCTCAATTCCACGCTGGCAGGAGCGGACAACTTGCCTAATTTGGAGGACACGGGAGTGTTTGCCGTTTCAGGATTCCAGTACATAATCATGGCCGTAGTCATGACCAAAGGCCACCCTTTCAAAAAGCACTTCTGCAGCAACG TGGTGTTTGTCTGCGTGCTGCTGGTCCTGTCCGGTCTGATGTGCTGGTTGGTGCTGTACCCGGCACCCTTCATACGCAGAGTGCTGCTGCTGTGCGACGTCTCCGACATGAACTACAAACTGCTGCTGGTGGCGCTGGCTGCACTCAACCTCTTCACCTGTTACCTGCTGGAG
- the atp13a2 gene encoding cation-transporting ATPase 13A2 isoform X2, giving the protein MDIQGYRYVRWRTWLYYAAAVLSLGLLLLLFHWRPRLRVLARCRSCPLGLADILLIRDSCGQQYAIEVLTEQLEEGSLEQPGTDIEENEGRDTIQLYKDEKALLRYYVFEGLRYVWMSRKGAFCPVSTLNEHWTCDDLYRQQRGLSPQEQSARRNVYGQNVIDVPVKSYWRLLFEEVLNPFYVFQVLSIILWLLDRYYYYAGCIFLISAISIAISLYEIHKQSVTLHNMAQLIVSVRLRRDTGAEDMVSSTELVPGDCILIPEEGLLLPCDAALLAGECMVNESMLTGESIPVMKTCLPTGSARYSPEGQGRHTLFCGTHVIQAKRGQQGATEALAVVTRTGFFTAKGDLISSILYPQPLNFRFYQDAIKFLLILGAVALIGTIYSISVLMRSATTMKELVIRSLDIITIVVPPALPAAITTGTIYAQRRLKKDGIFCISPPRINICGKISLFCFDKTGTLTEEGLDVWGVMEGSGAGFGELVPDPRLLPPGQLLSALACCHSVALLRQQLLGDPLELKMIESTGWVLEEPGVEGEFGSAQVLAVMRPPSPELQPQGVSIREPVAIVRRFPFSSALQRMCVVTVAPGGRSACVFLKGAPEMVASLCLRESVPAQFSETLRQFASEGFRVLALAYKPLDGQTDINTMERGALESELQLLGLLVMRNLVKPESADVISTLRQAQIRTVMVTGDNILTAVNVARSCEMVRKDEQVLFVHAAPPTGHAPPLLQFHRAGADGDDDALTQSLYQSSNYYHLAINGQSFSALCEHFPEYLPKVLMRGTVYARMAPDQKTQLVKELQKLNYRVGMCGDGANDCGALRAADAGVSLSEAEASVASPFTSKSDNISCVPLLIREGRCSLVTSFSLFKYMALYSLIQFSSVLILYTVKTNLSDLQFLFFDLVLVTMLAIVMGRGGPSKVLHPQRPPSSLFSMAVLASLLLHTSLLILGQVAALLVTEAQDWFVPLNSTLAGADNLPNLEDTGVFAVSGFQYIIMAVVMTKGHPFKKHFCSNVVFVCVLLVLSGLMCWLVLYPAPFIRRVLLLCDVSDMNYKLLLVALAALNLFTCYLLEVLIDNGMLNCLRKLKGQRQSKKQYKRLDAFLSDSPNWPPLDQPLPSEHSTVWPSVTSKGQSLL; this is encoded by the exons ATG gaCATTCAGGGGTACCGGTACGTGCGCTGGCGCACGTGGCTGTATTACGCGGCCGCCGTTCTCTCCTtgggcctgctgctgctcctgttcCACTGGCGTCCTCGTCTCCGCGTGCTGGCTCGCTGTCGATCCTGTCCGCTGGGCCTGGCCGACATCCTGCTCATAAGG GACAGCTGTGGTCAGCAGTATGCTATAGAAGTGCTGACAGAGCAGCTTGAGGAGGGCAG TTTGGAGCAGCCGGGAACGGATATTGAAGAGAACGAGGGGAGAGATACCATCCAGCTGTACAAAGATGAG AAAGCACTTCTACGCTACTATGTGTTTGAGGGGCTTCGCTACGTGTGGATGTCGAGGAAGGGTGCCTTCTGCCCGGTCAG cacccTGAATGAACACTGGACATGTGATGACCTGTACCGGCAACAAAGAGGGCTGAGTCCCCAGGAACAAAGTGCTAG GCGGAATGTGTACGGGCAGAACGTGATCGATGTTCCGGTGAAGTCCTATTGGCGTctgctgtttgaggag GTACTCAACCCATTCTACGTGTTCCAGGTGCTCAGCATCATCTTGTGGTTGTTGGATAGGTACTACTACTACGCGGGCTGCATCTTCCTCATCTCCGCCATCTCCATCGCCATCTCTCTCTATGAGATCCACAAG CAAAGCGTCACGCTGCACAACATGGCGCAGCTGATCGTGAGCGTGAGGctgaggagagacacagggg CCGAGGACATGGTGAGCTCCACGGAGCTGGTCCCCGGGGACTGCATCCTGATCCCTGAGGAGGGGCTGCTGCTGCCCTGCGACGCCGCCCTGCTGGCCGGGGAGTGCATGGTCAACGAGAGCATGCTGACCG gTGAGAGCATTCCTGTGATGAAAACCTGTCTGCCGACCGGGAGCGCCCGCTACAGCCCCGAAGGTCAGGGCAGACACACCCTCTTCTGCGGCACCCACGTCATCCAGGCCAAGAGGGGGCAGCAGGGAGCCACGGAGGCACTCGCTGTCGTCACACGCACAG GTTTCTTCACAGCGAAAGGAGACCTAATCAGCTCCATCCTCTATCCGCAGCCCCTCAACTTCCGCTTCTATCAAGATGCCATAAAATTCCTGCTAATCCTGGGGGCTGTAG CATTAATTGGCACTATATACAGCATTTCAGTCCTGATGAGGAGTGCG ACCACGATGAAGGAACTGGTAATCCGatccctggacatcataacgaTAGTGGTCCCGCCCGCCCTCCCTGCTGCCATAACGACGGGCACCATCTATGCCCAGCGCCGGCTGAAGAAAGATGGCATCTTCTGCATCAGCCCACCGCGCATCAACATCTGCGGAAAAATCTCCCTCTTCTGCTTTGACAAG ACAGGCACTCTGACGGAGGAGGGGCTGGACGTGTGGGGGGTCATGGAGGGGAGTGGAGCAGGGTTTGGGGAGCTTGTGCCCGACCCCCGGCTGTTGCCCCCAGGCCAGCTGCTCTCTGCCCTGGCCTGCTGCCACTCTGTGGCCCTTCTGAGGCAGCAGCTCCTGGGTGATCCTCTGGAGCTCAAGATGATCGAGTCCACCGGCTGG GTGCTGGAGGAACCAGGTGTGGAAGGGGAGTTTGGGAGTGCCCAGGTCCTGGCAGTAATGAGGCCGCCTTCACCAGAGCTCCAGCCTCAGGGCGTG TCCATCCGTGAGCCTGTGGCCATCGTGCGACGCTTTCCGTTCTCCTCCGCGCTTCAGAGGATGTGTGTGGTCACCGTGGCGCCTGGGGGCCGCAGCGCATGCGTCTTCCTGAAGGGGGCGCCAGAGATGGTGGCCAGcctctgcctgagagagagtg TGCCTGCTCAGTTCTCAGAAACACTGCGTCAGTTTGCGAGCGAGGGATTCAGGGTACTCGCCCTGGCCTACAAACCACtcgacggacagacggacataAACACTATGGAGAG GGGGGCACTAGAGAGTGAGCTGCAGCTCCTGGGCCTCCTTGTGATGAGGAATCTGGTGAAGCCGGAGAGTGCTGATGTCATCAGCACACTGAGACAGGCACAGATCCGCACCGTCATGGTCACGG GTGACAACATCCTCACAGCGGTGAATGTGGCCAGAAGTTGTGAGATGGTGAGGAAGGACGAACAGGTGCTTTTTGTACATGcggcgccccctactggccacgCGCCACCATTACTGCAGTTTCACCGGGCAGGGGCAGACGGGGATGATGATGCCCTTACACAG AGTCTGTACCAGAGCAGTAACTACTACCACCTGGCTATCAACGGGCAGTCCTTCTCCGCCCTGTGTGAGCACTTCCCAGAGTACCTGCCCAAG GTCCTGATGAGGGGCACAGTGTACGCTCGCATGGCTCCGGATCAGAAGACTCAGCTGGTGAAAGAGCTGCAGAAACtcaa TTACCGTGTGGGGATGTGTGGAGACGGAGCCAATGACTGTGGAGCCCTCAGAGCAGCTGACGCGGGCGTGTCCCTATCGGAGGCAGAGGCGTCCGTGGCTTCGCCCTTCACCTCAAAGTCTGATAACATCAGCTGCGTGCCTCTGCTGATTCG ggAAGGGAGGTGTTCCCTGGTGACATCATTCAGTCTGTTCAAGTACATGGCCCTGTACAGTCTGATCCAGTTCTCCTCTGTGCTCATCCTCTATACC GTAAAGACGAACCTGAGCGACCTGCAGTTCCTGTTCTTCGACCTGGTGCTGGTGACCATGCTGGCCATcgtgatggggaggggggggcccaGTAAGGTGCTGCACCCCCAGCGGCCCCCCAGTAGCCTGTTCTCCATGGCCGTCCTGGCCAGCCTCCTGCTCCACACAAGCCTGCTCATCCTGGGTCAGGTGGCTGCCCTTCTGGTCACAGAGGCACAGGActg GTTTGTGCCTCTCAATTCCACGCTGGCAGGAGCGGACAACTTGCCTAATTTGGAGGACACGGGAGTGTTTGCCGTTTCAGGATTCCAGTACATAATCATGGCCGTAGTCATGACCAAAGGCCACCCTTTCAAAAAGCACTTCTGCAGCAACG TGGTGTTTGTCTGCGTGCTGCTGGTCCTGTCCGGTCTGATGTGCTGGTTGGTGCTGTACCCGGCACCCTTCATACGCAGAGTGCTGCTGCTGTGCGACGTCTCCGACATGAACTACAAACTGCTGCTGGTGGCGCTGGCTGCACTCAACCTCTTCACCTGTTACCTGCTGGAG